The Desulfolucanica intricata genome has a window encoding:
- the rpmH gene encoding 50S ribosomal protein L34, whose translation MKRTYQPNKRKHKRVHGFLKRMASKSGRNILKNRRLKGRKRLSA comes from the coding sequence ATGAAAAGAACATATCAGCCGAATAAACGTAAACATAAAAGGGTTCACGGTTTTCTCAAGCGTATGGCCAGTAAATCCGGAAGAAATATACTTAAAAACAGAAGACTTAAAGGAAGAAAGAGATTATCTGCTTGA